The Solanum pennellii chromosome 4, SPENNV200 genomic interval TCTCTACCTGTATGGACATTCCGAATGTGGTTCTTAGGGCTGTTGTCCTGTGCATTGTTATCGTTTCTCAACACTTTTTTCAGTTACAGAGCTGAGCCATTGGTGATATCGATGATTACTGTCCAGGTAGCCACGTTGCCGATTGGTCGTTTAATGGCTAAGGTGTTACCGAAGAGGAAGTTTACGATTAAATCGTGGGAGTTTTCGTTGAATCCGGGGCCGTTTAATGTGAAAGAGCATGTATTGATTTCGATTTTTGCTAATGCTGGCTCTGCTTTTGGGAATGGACCTGCTTATGCGGTTGGAATTGTGGATATTATTAAAGCTTTTTATTTCAGGAATATCACCTTTTTGGCTGGCTGGATTCTTGTGGTTGCAACTCAGGTTTGGACCTCTTCTAGAATTAAAAATCCATCAACATTGCAACAAATACTTCGTCTGAACCCATAATTTTGGATTACGTGCTTAAAATCTTTAAAGTTGATTACATAAAGTTTTAATCGTGAATTCGCCTTTGCATATATGCTAGTGGTCGTTAGTTACATCATTCGTGCCAGGATTTTGACCACGATAACTCCATGAGAATGgcacaaaattatttatatctatGTATCGATAAAGGTATCAATTTAATTTGCTAAGCCTGAATGAGTTACATCATGAAAATGTTGTGAGCCTTGGACCTTAGTTTCTGTTGGAAATACTTGAACTTCAATGTTGAGACTTTAAACTCTTCATGTCAATTGAAGCAATAAACCAATGGAAGTATCTGGTTAATTTTCTATCGTTAGTAaagaacttcaaaattttcatatagaTGGTAATAGACTTGCAAATATTTCCCCACTCAAGTTAGCAGGCATGCTAATATAATGTTTGTGTATCAGGTTCTGGGTTATGGCTGGGCAGGGATTATGAGGAAGTATGTGGTAGACCCTGCAGAAATGTGGTGGCCAAGTAGTCTGGTTCAAGTTTCTCTTTTCAggtaatttctaaaaaaaattcaaactttccCCATGAAATAGCATATGGCCTCTTATCACGAGTTGCTCGTGGTTGGGtgctttttgattattttttttcctcgGAAATTCTATCTAAGAATACTTGCATCTTCTTTTGGCTTAATTTGAGAATCTTGATGCATAATTGTTACTGTATCTGATAAATGTAAATTATCATAAATTTGGCAGGGCTCTCCATGATAAAGAAGGGGAAGGCGAAACCTCAAGAGGGAAATTTTTCTTAGTTGTACTAGCTTGTAGCTTCATATGGTACACTGTCCCTGGTTTTCTCTTCCCAACGCTGTCAAACTTATCTTTGCTCTGTTTGGCCTATCCCAAATCAGTGGTAGCCCAGCAAATTGGTTCAGGCATGAAGGGTCTTGGAATTTTATCCTTCACTTTTGATTGGGCAGTTATAGCATCATATCTTGGTAGCCCTTTAGTTTACCCCTTTTTCGTCATTGTCAATGTCATAGTGGGCTATATTGGAGTAGTCTATATACTGATTCCAGCTTCCTATTGGGGGTTGAATCTCTACAATGCCAAGAATTTCCCTCTATTCTCCTCAGAGCTATTTGATGCGCGGGGGCAGATATATAATGTTACAGATATTGTTAATGATAAGTTCGAGATAGACAAGGTATCATATGCGCAGCATGGACGCATACATCTCAGCATGTTCTTTGCGGTTACTTATGGCCTGAATTTCGCAGCTGTTATGGCTACTCTCTCTCAAGTTGCTCTATTCAATGGAAAGTAAGTGCTCTATTCAACATTTTCTCCACTTTTAATCACTTATTTGCCATGATGGACCTATACTGTGGATGCCTTGACAGAAAGCACTTTATGCATATAATGCATGTCTGCAAGGAAAACCAAAATGCTAGCACTCTTGTTGATGTTGTAAGAACACTTAGCTATTTTCAGATAGTTTTCTACGTTGGTTAAGGCTTTCATAATGAGTTAACCAAGTAGAATAGAACTTATAGATGAACTGAAAAAATAAACTctgagagagaaagagagagaaccCACCCCCCACCTCCTCCTTACATGGCCAAATATTATTCAACTTAGACATGGTTCCTATTGGTTTAACTCATGAATTATATTAATGCTGCTAAGAGAATTATACTGATAAGTTCACTGAACAGGGAAATAGTTCAGCGATTCCGAGCCTCATACAAAGGAAAGCCTGATATTCACACAAGACTTATGATGAAATATAAGGACATCCCTAACTGGTGGTTTTACCTCACTCTTGCACTTTCATTGGCTTTGTCACTTGTCCTATGTATCTTCATGAAAGATCAAGTTCAGCTTTCGTGGTGGGGGCTTCTCCTAGCAGCCTGTCTTGCTTTGATATATACCCTACCAATAAGTGTCATAACAGCTACCACAAACATGGTTAGTTTTGCAAGTTGAACATGTGTTTAGTAACTTTTGTGGATTGCATCCATCCTCCTCTATTAAACAAAATTTTGCTTCTGATTAACAGTCACCAGGATTAAATGTGATCACGGAATATGTTATTGGTATGATAATCCCAGGGAAACCAATAGCCAATGTCTGCTTCAAGACTTTTGCGTATATGAGTATGAGCCAGGCTGTTTCTTTTCTCCAAGATTTTAAGCTTGGTCATTACATGAAGGTTCCTCCAAGGTCAATGTTCATCGTTCAGGTATGCCTTTCTTGTTTTCTTCCTCTTCACTTGTTTCGTTGGTAGTATCAATCACTTATACTAGTCAATGGTTAGTTTTGGATATATAAGGAGTCCAATCTATTGATCgtaggaagaagaagaaactataGCAATTGTACAGTTTCTTGATGCTACAAGAGACTGACTAAaacttctattttttaaaacagCTTGTTGGAACCATACTTGGTGGTACAATCAATATGGGTGTCGCGTGGTGGCTACTTAATAGCATTGACCACATATGCCAACCTAACTTGCTTCCTCCCAACAGTCCATGGACCTGTCAGAGCGATAGAGTCTTTTTTGATGCATCAGTTATCTGGGGATTAGTAGGACCGCGAAGAATATTCCTAGGCCTTGGTGAATATAGTGCCCTCAATTGGTGCTTTATTGGAGGTCTTGTGGCACCCTTTTTGGTGTGGTTGCTACACAAATCATTCCCAAGGCAAAGTTGGATTAAATTGATCAACATTCCAGTACTTCTTGCAGCTACAGCCAGTATGCCTCCTGCAACAACATTGAATTTCAACAGCTGGATTATCGTTGGAACAGTGTTCAATTTCTTCGTTTTCAGATACAGAAAGCAATGGTGGCAGAGGTACAATTATGTCCTATCAGCAGCACTAGATGCTGGAGTGGCCGTAATGGGAGTAGTTCTGTTTTTCTGCGTTACTGTTTGGAATGTTAACTTCTCTTGGTGGGGAACTGGTGGAGAGTATTGTGATTTGGCTACTTGTCCCACGGGCAAAGGCATTTTTGTCGATGGATGTCCCTTGACCtgaggtttttgtttttattagtaTAGTTAGGCTCCATACCGATATGTCCTTTCTTTTGTGGATAGTTTTAGTTGGTCGTTAGCTGATTGTCTTTTGTACATATAAGCATTCTAAAAGCAATACTAGTAGTTTTTTTTCACCAATCCAAATACTTTACCttcttttaattattgaattgatttattcAAAGATTTTGTTTCGAACAATTTGTTActgtatgaattatgatgtgtGGCTGCGCTCTTGGATTAAGAAGCCTTTTTCTGTTGTTGGTTTTGCATTCTCAAGTCTGCAGTCTAAATAGTGATGACAAAAGTCTGCAGTCATCTTTATATCTATATGTAATTCTGTTCCAGAATTATAAAGATGTATATTTCTGTTGCTGCATCTAGTCTGGCGAAATGCTTTTCCCATTTGATACATTATATCAGAAAACAAAGTCACAGAAGCCCTAAAATGACAATTGAAACTACGAGAAAAAACTGAAACCAATAAGAACTTAATCAATACCTTCGAAAGATGGGAGAGAAAAGCACAGCAGCTGTATAAAGTGAGTGTTACAGACCATAAGGCATTTCCCAAGACAACGTAATCATTGCAAGTTAAAAATTCTATAGCCTCAACGTCCTACAAAAAAGGCATAACAAACATGATCTCATCTGTTTACATCCTATGTGTTGGCTTTCATTAATCATAGGGTATTTGAATATAAGCTGCATCACACACAAATGGTACATCAGCATACATCCCAGCAAGTGCGCATCTTATGGACTCTAAAACTGTGAACAGATAGGCAAATGCAACAGCCGTCCAAAAGTGCATACCAACCTTGCCCCAGTATACTGCAAGTGGCATCCAACGGCTTATAGTCCCAATAACCTGCAGTGCAATCTCAAGTAGCATCCCCATCACCACATGAAACCTAAAAAAATGAGGCCATTCTTTTCTCCTCACTATACCAAGATAAGCAACAAAGAAGTATGCCATCAAAAACCAGCTCGGTAATCTCCCAATAGCTCCCAGGAAAGGGTATGTCAGAAACTCCAAATCTTCCAAGAAGGGATGGAGATGATATGCTGTCTCAGCATACATCCAAGTCTCGTGAAGAGGCATCAAGTAAGGGAGGCATGCTAAGGTTCTCCACCACCACCTTGGCTTTTTGGTCATAGGAGGGAATCTGTAACTATAGGGGACATCTTTCGATGCTCTTGGGGAAAAGGACAATTGGCTTCGTCTTGGTAACTGTGGAATAGCATTCAAAAGACCACCATATTCACCGCTTAAAAGAAGTGATGATGCAGAAGAGAGATCAAGGAAGCTGAATCCTGCACTGACAACTCAACTTTAATAGGGAAAGTAGCTTTATATCTTTCAACTAATAGAGTCAACAGAAAAGAATTATACCATAAGCTTGTAGGCATAAGATATATTGGCTTAAAGATCTGTTGACTACTTTGTTCCCTCTATCATCATTCTTACAATACCGAATCCTCTAAAAGAATACTACGTATGACTACTTAAACCTCTATTTTTACAGTAGCTGCCTTTGCACATTTATCTATTTGAACAGTAAGAGAACAGTAGCAAAAAGGAACGGACGGAAATACATCTACAATAAACAACATCCACCAAACATGGGTGCATAAGGATTTGAGCCATTTCagtttttagtttaagtttttgagaaaagaagaaatatacATTTCTCCTTAAAGATGAGGAAAAGACCTATAAGATAATCCACTCACTAACTTCATGAAGAGCTCAAATTGATGATTAGGTCCCTCAAGCTACAATCACAAAGATGCATACTTAAAAGATGCTATTATCACAAGCTTAAATATTCAAACTCGAATTAAATATCCTCAAAACTTGGGACCTAAAAGAAGACCAAGAACAAACTTTTatgcaattttaaaaataaagacaaGTTGTTGGGATTAAAAGGAAGAGGAAAAAGCAATAGTGATAAAATGTTATGTTTACAGGAATCTTAATTGAACAATAGTTTAATGATTTCAAAACTATGTACAAGATCAGAATGAACAAGACCTATTAAGACCAAATAAgctttaataaaagaaaaaaaagttcatttgtacacttagagcctgtttggctcagcttaaaagctggtcaaactgacttaaaagctgatttttgacttatttagctgtttggcaatactcaaaataacttattttaagttaaaaaaaacttattttaagccaaaagttaaaagctggggtaggggtgcttttttttttttagcttataagctgttttaagttgaccacatttttatctttttgctcttaatatttttatacaatctccaaattacccatataaccctaatatttctttcttccattttttccttttcacgtttgacataacaacttcagcacttttatccaaacgcataactgcttattttaaaaataagtttcagcacttttaaaagtacttttttaaagctgcttttattaagcccatccaaacgggcccttagtggactgaaacctaaaatattcaaattcaaacatcCATTAACTGAAAACAAATGGGGCTAAGCAGAACTAACATAAAAATGCAGAATGAAAATAATGGCATGCAAAAAGATCACCATCAAGATTTCACACACCTTTGGAGCAGGATGTTGGATACTGATGAGGTGCTGGTGAACGTTTAACACATGTGATTATAACCTTGGAAAGCGGCAGAGGGGTGCATGATGATGCAGATCGGTAGGACTTGGAGTTACATGCTTTGTAAGGTTTACAAAAACTCCCAGAACTCAAGTAGCATCCATTCAGGATCATATTTAAGTCCTTCGAGAAGATCTACAAATAAGAAAAGCACATAGCACCGTAAATGCACTGGACTGCAGGTTAAAGACCAAGATGAAAATAGAAGGATCTCCTTAAACTCCGGAAAGAACTATCTGAATCAAACATTTCAATGTAAATTTTAAACGAAGAAAATACATATACACATGATTGACTATCAAATTCAAAAGTTGGAAGTTTGTAGTTATTCATACGAAGAAATTTATGTATCCATGTAGTACAACTTTATGAACTGATGACCAAGACAAACCCATTCATAATGTTTTCACTAACAGCAGCCTCGGGATTTACAAAATGTATAAACTACAGTCATTTGCAAGTTTGGGTAAACATACTAGTATCATACCAATAAGTGTACCAACGTTACCATTGTCCATTAAAGAGAGCGGTTTCACATTCAAACTTTTCCCTACGATTAAGGGAAGAATTATTTCAAGAAACGCAGGATATAACAATACTGTCCTAATTATTGATCCATATCACTTTGGGGTCGTTTGGTGTGAGGGATAAAAATACAGTCCAGGGATGTGAATAAATGTTTATGTTACTGTCACTGAGGCAGTATTGTTTCTACAACATTGCTGAAAAAATTGGATGACGACGCAAGAAAAActtcaaaaacaaaacaagGCCAGAAACACTCAGTTTATTTGTCAAATGTAGAAAAAAGCATACTTGAAATAACTTCATGGTTTGgacataacaaaagaaaataagtacATTAGGATGCACAAAACCAACAAGAAGCAATATCAACAACCAGGTCCAACTGAATCAAAATAGCCATTTATAATCCAACTGCTTATGAGAAAAAAACAACGAAATCAAAAAGTGAACTTCTCTTATTCAAATCACACAAAAACCTAAATTTGACACCCAAAAATATGTTCAAATGACTGATTAAACTAAACTTTACTTCACAACTATCAGTTTTTTCATGActgtgacttttttttttttgagaaaacacataatcatcacaaaatTCAACCATGACTTAAAATTGATATTGCACTAATTTATGCTTCGAAAAAGAattacttttacaaaaacacaaatacaaaaaaaaaatcaaaacttaacCAAAAATAAGAAGGATGAGATACCTAATTGAAGAGCATGGTGACTGTAACAGAGAGTGGGGAGTGTGACCGAGTGAGAAGAGGAGTTGTTATCTGCTGGGCGAGGTCTCCGAGGTGAAAAAATGTTCAACAAGAGGAAAACGAGCTGTCATGGGCCGTCCTTATGACAGCTCGTTTACGGGCTTGTGAGCTCGTGTAAATTTTACAGTTTACGCAACTAAAAACTTATCCGATCGGttatttaaatcaaattaatgtaatttttatcacgaaaaagatttaaaaatattcttaaattatttgaaatattttatatatactcttaaattttattttggctcaaaactaTCCTTCTCGTTATATTATTGGGTCAAAATACCCTTCTTATTaacggaagttgttaaatgccatgtggatgTCATATGGATGCCACATTACATGCCAATAGGATTTCACTGCCACGTAGACTAAATtgaaagggtcaaaaatacccttaaactattcgaaataactcatatttacccttaaactatatttcggctcaaaactacctttcccgtcaaactattgaatcaaaagtacccttcttatcaacagaagttgttaaatgccatgtggatgccacattgcatgTCAATAAGgttccactgccacatagactaaatccctaaaaCCTAATTACTTCCCCcctcattttattatttcagaAATGGTATATCCACCCATTCTTCCTCATTTCGCGGCTAGAGTTTCATACTTTTCTTCGTGGCTGGGTTTCAAAGTAGATATTCATGCTTGTAggctagtaaatattttttcttattttattatgtttacaatttcaaagcatgatagttAGGATTTCATAACTTTTTCCTAATTTTGCAGCTAAGGCTTCATAGCTTTCTTCGGGGCtaagtttcaaagtggatattcatggttgtaggttagtaaatactttttcttattttattacgtttacgatttcaaagtatgatagttagaatttcacaactttcccgTCATTTTGCGGCCAAGGTTTCATAACTTTCTTCGGagctgagtttcaaagtggattttCGTGGTtgtaaacacaataaaataagaaaaaaaattactaaccTATAACTACGAATATCTACTTTGAAACCTAGCGATAAAGAAAACTATGAAACCTTAGCCGCGAAATGATGGAGAAGGGGTGAAATCGTTtctggaaaataatgaaatgagggaaaaaatgagtaattaagatTTAGGGTTTAATCAATGTGGCACATGTGGAATTTAACAACTTCCGCCAATAAGGTCaattttgacccaatagtttgacgggaagggtagttttgagccgaaatatagtttaagggtaaatatgagctatttcagatagtttaagggtacttttgacccttttccttttagtctatgtggcagtggaaATCTATTGAGGTGCCatgtggcatccacatggcatttaacaatTTCCGTTAATTAGAAGggcacttttgacccaatagtttgacggaagggtaattttgagtcaaaatatagtttaagggtatatctgagctatttcagatagtttaaaggtatttttgacccttttccatttttattattatgtgatttaataaaataaaacacatattaataaattaaagttaagtaaataaatttaaacgCGTGATATGCATATATTGAATTGGTATGAACACTCGATATAAATAAAGTATACTCACTTAAAACTAGAAGCACATATATTGCTAACTGAAAATTACATGCCCTAATCTTAAAAATGAGTGATATTGATAAGAAATTATCTCGAACAATCTTGAAAATGAGTCATCTTAAATTTTTgattattcattatttcatgGTTAAATCTTTAAAGTCAAATCTTCACATGGATAAACAGaatcaaaaagttcaaaatcAGCTACTTCCGATGACAAAAATAACATGGGATAGCCGCTTATAAAcctataattacaaaaatagtcattagaatattattttttaatgcgaatttattttattttatttttttaaaaatagcttta includes:
- the LOC107017329 gene encoding oligopeptide transporter 2-like, producing MAVNMEKKDPDIVIPEEEEDDESPIEQVRLTVSNDDDPSLPVWTFRMWFLGLLSCALLSFLNTFFSYRAEPLVISMITVQVATLPIGRLMAKVLPKRKFTIKSWEFSLNPGPFNVKEHVLISIFANAGSAFGNGPAYAVGIVDIIKAFYFRNITFLAGWILVVATQVLGYGWAGIMRKYVVDPAEMWWPSSLVQVSLFRALHDKEGEGETSRGKFFLVVLACSFIWYTVPGFLFPTLSNLSLLCLAYPKSVVAQQIGSGMKGLGILSFTFDWAVIASYLGSPLVYPFFVIVNVIVGYIGVVYILIPASYWGLNLYNAKNFPLFSSELFDARGQIYNVTDIVNDKFEIDKVSYAQHGRIHLSMFFAVTYGLNFAAVMATLSQVALFNGKEIVQRFRASYKGKPDIHTRLMMKYKDIPNWWFYLTLALSLALSLVLCIFMKDQVQLSWWGLLLAACLALIYTLPISVITATTNMSPGLNVITEYVIGMIIPGKPIANVCFKTFAYMSMSQAVSFLQDFKLGHYMKVPPRSMFIVQLVGTILGGTINMGVAWWLLNSIDHICQPNLLPPNSPWTCQSDRVFFDASVIWGLVGPRRIFLGLGEYSALNWCFIGGLVAPFLVWLLHKSFPRQSWIKLINIPVLLAATASMPPATTLNFNSWIIVGTVFNFFVFRYRKQWWQRYNYVLSAALDAGVAVMGVVLFFCVTVWNVNFSWWGTGGEYCDLATCPTGKGIFVDGCPLT
- the LOC107015647 gene encoding protein TIC 20-I, chloroplastic-like, which encodes MILNGCYLSSGSFCKPYKACNSKSYRSASSCTPLPLSKVIITCVKRSPAPHQYPTSCSKGFSFLDLSSASSLLLSGEYGGLLNAIPQLPRRSQLSFSPRASKDVPYSYRFPPMTKKPRWWWRTLACLPYLMPLHETWMYAETAYHLHPFLEDLEFLTYPFLGAIGRLPSWFLMAYFFVAYLGIVRRKEWPHFFRFHVVMGMLLEIALQVIGTISRWMPLAVYWGKVGMHFWTAVAFAYLFTVLESIRCALAGMYADVPFVCDAAYIQIPYD